From Anopheles darlingi chromosome 2, idAnoDarlMG_H_01, whole genome shotgun sequence, the proteins below share one genomic window:
- the LOC125950382 gene encoding uncharacterized protein LOC125950382 gives MKTTFGLWTAMMALVCVSVHVSALPYSDSRIVQDNSYLSLKRTKPSLSIVNPLDVLRQRIILEMARRQMRENTRQVELNKALLREIGKRSSNFYDGSQMASYDPDRAYYDRKLYNQRVPLDPERNLPGDDELEAMMDSLLRSSRFSSAGKQQHVRSVNDRLAPPPDPEERGQQPTSSQTQPQSQQLSKMFNNEQEDLKTNGEHTITTQSLHVNDPDDDEDQNRNENSDVMTDGERYMESNPRTESRQSLNDQSTDNEYQRQRFVYGMYKNRFAN, from the exons atgaaaaccacATTTGGGCTGTGGACAGCGATGATGGCGTTGGTGTGTGTCAGTGTACACGTTTCGGCCCTACCCTACAGTGACTCCCGTATTGTGCAG GATAATAGCTATCTGTCGCTCAAAAGGACGAAACCATCGCTGTCAATTGTGAACCCGCTCGATGTACTGCGGCAGCGAATCATTCTCGAGATGGCTCGAAGGCAGATGCGCGAAAACACGAGACAG GTTGAACTAAACAAAGCTCTACTAAGGGAAATCGGCAAAAGGAGCAGCAACTTTTACGATGGGTCGCAGATGGCTTCGTATGATCCAGATCGAGCCTACTACGATCGTAAGCTGTACAACCAACGAGTACCACTGGATCCGGAGCGTAACCTACCCGGTGACGATGAACTCGAAGCGATGATGGATAGCTTGCTTCGCAGCAGCCGCTTTTCATCTGCAGGAAAACAACAGCATGTTCGCTCGGTTAACGATCgtctagcaccaccaccggaccccGAGGAACGCGGCCAACAACCAACATCCTCGCAAACGCAACCCCAATCCCAGcagttgagcaaaatgttcaATAACGAGCAGGAAGATCTGAAAACCAATGGTGAGCATACGATTACGACACAGTCCCTGCATGTCAATGATccagacgatgatgaagatcaGAACCGTAACGAAAACTCCGATGTAATGACGGACGGTGAACGTTACATGGAATCGAATCCCAGGACTGAATCTCGCCAATCGCTAAACGATCAAAGTACTGACAATGAATATCAACGTCAGCGATTTGTATACGGTATGTACAAAAATCGGTTCGCAAACTAA
- the LOC125952712 gene encoding polycomb protein Scm, with protein sequence MSSGASEKEKKRTSPAGTEAEDASLSTTNDKSEGDSRKEASSAKTESRDKEEQTSEGGGGKDGQTAVPHSGNGDSSSSTAASSQTAVSSSTTQSTGSASRRSSSGTTATSAGTSTTPSSTSNGGNTNSSGTAGISSGKTAKPSNDKGAATTNGVPYPPCALCCETKSPLNYVLPTQSGKKEFCSELCITEYRKASSKGICIQCDNVIRANAPRPNFCSTFCLKKHQHKNGIPWMSPADVLKAAANNNNSSNENNNNSNGSSNGRRAGGCSPGRNVDSLLGVSATGTRISPVTTTQAGPFQYESFHVFDWKEYLRDSGSVPAPAECFKQALIPPKNEFKIGMKLEALDPRNTTATCIATVVGVLGSRLRLRLDGSDNKNDFWRLVDSTEIHPIGHCEESGEMLKPPLGFRLNASSWPTFLAKTLNGAVMAPSDIFVPEPPTPKCNLFQVGQKLEAVDKKNPQLICCASVNEVREDQIHVTFDGWRGAFDYWCRYDSRDIFPVGWCAKSCHPMQPPGQKNKLDGSGHRSKQSRTSFAMVNEPDMMQPAILVTAHFHSRCRGGPYINSTKLPSMVTAPNHQTLAKLCLQEVLAASRDHSQLSPLLFGLEGDVHIVTAAGKNFTVKIPPYIKQKGNAGVSEFLETLCTACQACPRLITLEAGPEQCDDCMISPPLKRPIKTEPRATAAASPPPNSASSPKASATDRSVGDDDTESTPVPARETRKELGPPSPKRKMTRRMSVAYEQHKHEMNIMSAPAAKEQRSTTTNSKTSTTSTISTSKSSGKSTKNRSDSSVVTITNSNTTSTSSITTANQSERKAQTAPITTTAASSSSTFTVPATSNIEIKVEPERVKVGAPVIAPAAMTMPATPATVPYHHTTPSTPAVSLMTTTDTTTLIPAAACSLGPPVALIPVVASSSSSYPAAATAPTGPPPSYAASTAAATQYLGVGMLHPPVPPVQAQTVAYVPQTTATPQMPRGQTTDWSIEDVIQFIAIQDPSLAIHADLFRKHEIDGKALLLLNSDMMMKYMGLKLGPALKICNLVSRVKGRRHSVASL encoded by the exons ATGTCTTCGGGTGCTtctgaaaaggaaaagaagcgcACTTCACCTGCCGGGACCGAGGCAGAAGATGCCTCTTTAAGCACAACCAACGACAAAAGTGAAGGCGATTCGCGAAAAGAGGCTTCCTCCGCGAAAACGGAGTCGCGCGATAAAGAAGAGCAAACaagcgaaggaggaggggggaaagaTGGCCAAACCGCGGTTCCCCACAGCGGTAACGGCGACAGTTCCAGCTCAACGGCCGCTTCGTCACAAACCGCGGTAAGCTCGAGCACCACACAAAGCACCGGGAGCGCTTCACGGCGCTCTTCGAGTGGAACAACCGCGACGAGTGCTGGCACATCTACGACCCCAAGCAGCACCAGTAACGGCGGGAACACAAACAGCAGCGGTACGGCGGGTATTAGCAGTGGCAAAACGGCAAAACCATCCAACGACAAAGGTGCGGCCACTACGAACGGGGTACCGTATCCACCGTGTGCACTCTGTTGTGAAACGAAAAGTCCGCTCAACTACGTCCTACCGACGCAGAGCGGGAAAAAGGAGTTCTGTTCCGAGTTGTGCATCACCGAGTACCGGAAGGCGTCGAGCAAAGGTATCTGCATCCAGTGTGACAACGTGATCCGGGCAAACGCACCGAGACCCAACTTTTGCTCGACCTTCTGCCTGaagaagcaccagcacaagAATGGAATCCCTTGGATGTCTCCGGCCGATGTCTTGAAAGCGGCCGCCAACAATAATAACAGCAGCAATGAGAATAACAATAATAGCAACGGCAGTTCTAATGGGCGTCGAGCTGGCGGCTGTTCACCTGGCCGAAATGTGGACTCGTTGTTGGGTGTATCGGCGACAGGGACGCGGATCAGCCCGGTCACTACAACCCAAGCCGGACCGTTTCAGTACGAAAGTTTCCACGTGTTCGACTGGAAGGAGTATCTACGGGATTCTGGCAGCGTGCCTGCACCAGCGGAATGCTTCAAGCAGGCTCTGATTCCTCCGAAAAACGAGTTTAAAATAGGTATGAAGCTGGAAGCGCTTGATCCACGTAACACCACAGCAACCTGCATAGCGACGGTGGTTGGGGTGCTTGGATCGCGCTTACGGTTGCGGCTCGATGGAAGCGACAACAAGAATGACTTCTGGCGACTGGTGGACTCCACGGAAATCCACCCGATCGGTCACTGCGAGGAATCGGGCGAGATGTTGAAACCACCGCTCGGGTTCCGCTTGAACGCCAGCAGCTGGCCGACGTTTCTAGCAAAAACGCTTAACGGAGCGGTAATGGCCCCGAGTGACATCTTCGTACCGGAACCGCCGACCCCGAAGTGCAATCTGTTTCAGGTCGGCCAGAAGCTGGAGGCGGTCGATAAGAAGAACCCCCAGCTGATTTGCTGCGCCTCGGTGAACGAGGTGCGTGAGGATCAGATACACGTCACGTTCGATGGTTGGCGCGGTGCATTTGATTACTGGTGTCGGTATGATTCGAGGGACATCTTTCCGGTTGGATGGTGCGCCAAAAGTTGCCATCCCATGCAACCGCCCGGCCAAAAGAACAAGCTAGACGGAAGTGGGCATAGGTCGAAACAGAGTCGTACCTCGTTCGCAATGGTCAACGAACCGGACATGATGCAGCCAGCGATTCTAGTGACGGCACACTTCCACAGTCGATGCCGCGGAGGGCCTTACATTAACAGCACGAAGCTACCGTCCATGGTGACGGCACCGAACCATCAAACGCTGGCCAAACTCTGTCTACAGGAGGTATTGGCCGCTTCGCGCGATCACTCTCAGTTGTCGCCTCTGCTGTTCGGGCTGGAGGGAGATGTACATATCGTGACCGCAGCTGGTAAGAATTTTACCGTCAAAATTCCTCCTTACATCAAGCAAAAAGGTAATGCTGGCGTTTCGGAGTTTCTGGAAACGCTGTGCACTGCATGCCAAGCTTGTCCTCGGCTCATAACACTTGAAGCTGGGCCAGAGCAGTGTGACGATTGTATGATCTCACCTCCACTGAAGAGACCGATAAAAACTGAGCCTCGTGCTACAGCCGCGGCCAGTCCACCACCGAATTCTGCCTCGTCACCCAAAGCATCTGCCACGGATCGTtcggtcggtgatgatgacacCGAATCCACCCCGGTGCCAGCACGTGAAACGCGTAAGGAGTTAGGACCGCCTTcgccaaaacgaaaaatgacGCGTAGAATGAGCGTGGCCTATGAACAGCACAAACACGAAATGAACATTATGTCGGCCCCTGCGGCCAAGGAGCAACGATCGACAACGACAAACTCGAAAACGTCCACCACGAGCACCATAAGCACTTCTAAATCATCAGGCAAATCAACGAAAAATAGATCCGATAGCTCAG TGGTCACTatcacaaacagcaacaccacgTCCACATCGAGCATAACAACGGCGAACCAGAGTGAAAGAAAAGCACAAACGGCACCGATCACAACTACGGCAGCCAGTTCATCATCTACCTTTACGGTACCTGCAACTAGTAACATCGAAATCAAGGTGGAACCAGAGCGTGTAAAGGTTGGAGCTCCTGTTATTGCTCCAGCGGCTATGACAATGCCGGCCACACCTGCGACGGTGCCGTatcatcacaccacaccatcaacTCCAGCTGTTTCCTTAATGACCACAACTGATACAACAACGTTGATTCCTGCCGCCGCTTGCTCACTCGGTCCGCCGGTAGCTCTCATACCAGTTGTtgcatcctcttcctcgtcctatccagctgctgctaccgctccGACTGGACCACCACCTTCCTACGCAGCCAGCACGGCAGCGGCAACACAGTATCTTGGCGTTGGGATGCTGCATCCCCCCGTGCCACCAGTACAGGCACAAACGGTGGCCTACGTTCCGCAAACTACGGCCACTCCCCAGATGCCACGAGGACAGACAACAGATTGGTCGATCGAGGATGTCATACAGTTCATCGCCATACAGGATCCTTCGCTTGCCATCCATGCTGATCTATTTCGGAAACAT GAAATCGACGGTAAGGCGCTCCTCTTGCTTAACAGtgacatgatgatgaagtaCATGGGACTGAAACTGGGGCCAGCAttgaaaatctgcaatcttgTTAGTCGTGTGAAAGGCCGGCGACATAGCGTTGCTTCGCTGTAA